The following coding sequences are from one Panicum hallii strain FIL2 chromosome 5, PHallii_v3.1, whole genome shotgun sequence window:
- the LOC112895537 gene encoding cytochrome P450 72A15-like — translation MVFGALFAAVASVPRSFLVYGVPGLVLLWQGGRLLNKLWWQPRRLERALRAQGLHGTSYRFLTGDLKEFNRLNKEAWARPLPLGCHDIVPRVTPFLCNHVREHGKTCFSWFGPIPNVTITDPALVKDLLSNKFGHFEKPQLPALTKLLSDGLTSHEGEKWVKHRRILNPAFHLEKLKLMLPAFSACCEELVSKWAQSLGSDGSCELDVWPELQALTGDVISRTAFGSSYLEGRRLFQLQSEQAERFVGAIQNIVIPGYMHLPTKNNRRMRQINKEVNSILRGLVGKRIQAMKEGEPTKDDLLGLLLESNMRDTDENGQSSLGMTIEDVIEECKVFYFAGMETTSVLMTWAMVLLSMHREWQDRAREEVIGLFGKTKPEYEGLSRLKTVNMILYEVLRLYPPAIVFSRRTYKEMKIGDVTYPAGAFIEIPILYIHHDPDTWGSDVNDFKPERFAEGISKASKDSGAFLPFGWGPRICIGQNFALLEARMAMCMILQRFELELAPSYTHAPHTVMTLHPMHGAQIKLRAI, via the exons ATGGTTTTTGGAGCGTTGTTTGCAGCTGTAGCCTCAGTACCTCGCAGCTTCCTGGTCTATGGTGTCCCTGGCCTTGTGCTGCTGTGGCAGGGCGGCCGGCTGCTGAACAAGCTGTGGTGGCAGCCGCGGCGGCTGGAGCGAGCTCTGCGCGCGCAGGGCCTCCACGGCACGTCGTACCGTTTCCTCACCGGCGACCTCAAGGAGTTCAACCGGCTCAACAAGGAGGCCTGGGCCAGGCCGCTGCCGCTGGGGTGCCACGACATCGTCCCCCGCGTCACGCCGTTCCTCTGCAACCACGTCCGGGAGCACGGCAAGACGTGCTTCTCCTGGTTCGGGCCGATTCCCAACGTGACCATCACCGATCCCGCGCTGGTCAAGGACTTGCTCTCCAACAAGTTCGGCCACTTCGAGAAGCCCCAGCTCCCGGCCTTGACGAAGCTGCTCTCCGACGGACTCACGAGCCACGAGGGCGAGAAATGGGTCAAGCACAGGAGGATCCTCAACCCTGCATTCCATCTCGAGAAGCTCAAG CTCATGCTGCCAGCTTTCTCTGCGTGCTGTGAAGAGCTTGTCAGCAAATGGGCGCAGTCCCTGGGCTCTGACGGTTCGTGCGAGCTGGACGTCTGGCCAGAGCTCCAGGCCCTCACCGGAGATGTCATTTCCCGCACCGCATTCGGCAGCAGCTACCTTGAAGGGAGAAGGCTTTTCCAGCTCCAGTCCGAGCAAGCCGAGCGCTTTGTAGGCGCCATTCAGAACATTGTCATTCCAGGTTACAT GCACTTACCAACGAAAAACAACAGAAGAATGCGCCAAATCAACAAGGAGGTCAACTCAATTTTACGAGGATTGGTTGGGAAAAGAATTCAAGCCATGAAAGAAGGTGAACCCACCAAAGATGACTTACTGGGCTTATTGCTGGAGTCAAACATGAGAGACACGGACGAGAATGGCCAGTCCAGCCTGGGAATGACAATCGAAGATGTCATCGAGGAGTGCAAGGTGTTCTACTTTGCAGGGATGGAGACGACATCAGTGCTAATGACATGGGCAATGGTCTTGCTAAGCATGCACCGAGAGTGGCAAGACCGTGCAAGGGAGGAGGTGATTGGCTTATTTGGGAAAACTAAACCAGAATACGAGGGATTAAGCCGCCTCAAAACG GTGAATATGATCCTTTACGAGGTTCTCCGACTATACCCGCCGGCCATCGTGTTCAGCCGGAGAACCTACAAGGAGATGAAGATTGGAGATGTCACGTATCCAGCCGGTGCGTTCATCGAGATCCCTATTCTGTATATCCACCATGATCCTGACACCTGGGGGAGTGACGTCAACGATTTCAAGCCGGAGAGGTTCGCCGAGGGGATCTCCAAGGCGTCCAAGGACTCGGGCGCGTTCCTCCCGTTTGGTTGGGGACCTCGCATATGCATCGGCCAAAACTTCGCACTCCTTGAGGCCAGGATGGCGATGTGCATGATCCTTCAGCGGTTTGAGCTTGAGCTCGCGCCATCGTATACTCATGCGCCACACACGGTGATGACGCTGCACCCGATGCATGGTGCACAGATCAAGCTTAGGGCGATCTAA